TCATCAGTGAGATAGCACGTTTCTATTATGACCTTCAGTATTCTGCTTCCTACTGTCTTTTTTAGCACAGCTATTTCCTCTTGAACTTTTTTATACTTCTTATTTTTAACATCGGATATGTTTATAACCATGTCAATTTCATTTGCACCGTCTTTAATCGCTTGCTGACATTCGGCTATTTTCGCTTCGGTTACAGAGTATCCCAGCGGAAATCCCACAACCGTGCAAATGTTAATTTTATCTCCATATGTATCGTGAATTCTTTTTATATAACACGGTGGCACGCATACTGACGCCGTTCTGTATTCTATTGCCTCATCACAAAGGGACTGTATGTCCTTCCATTCAGCAAGCGCTTTCAGTTGCGTGTGATCAACAAACTTTAAAAGCTCAGACATATTCATATTTAACTCCTTTTACTAATCATTAATATTATTAATTTTATCATAAAATGGCA
Above is a window of Sedimentibacter sp. MB35-C1 DNA encoding:
- the deoC gene encoding deoxyribose-phosphate aldolase — translated: MNMSELLKFVDHTQLKALAEWKDIQSLCDEAIEYRTASVCVPPCYIKRIHDTYGDKINICTVVGFPLGYSVTEAKIAECQQAIKDGANEIDMVINISDVKNKKYKKVQEEIAVLKKTVGSRILKVIIETCYLTDDEKIEMCRAVTNAGADYIKTSTGFGTGGATMEDIRLFKKHIGPGVKIKASGGIRSVEDMEAFIKEGCSRLGTSSAVKLIKDAERRNL